The Salegentibacter mishustinae genome includes a window with the following:
- a CDS encoding ferritin-like domain-containing protein: MDIIKFLDEFTSESLTKKASSRREMLGSLGNLGKKAAMAAVPFGLASTSGKAFAQSSSNDATSALQLALTLEYLEAEFYIKALDSGVLPSGGRAEAVYNQISKHESAHVTFLQTGLGDNSIDSPEFDFTAGGAFDPFNPNNDMAYAQLLALAQAFEDTGVRAYKGQAGNLMGTQFLTPALQIHSVEARHASEIRRLRADVINESSNENALGWITLNNRGPGMPEATQAVYDGEENVVQGGVNLVDATGFSAEAVSQSYDEPISGEVANQIAGLFIVSNNG, translated from the coding sequence ATGGATATTATAAAATTTTTAGATGAATTTACTTCGGAAAGCCTTACCAAAAAAGCTTCTTCGAGGAGAGAAATGCTTGGTAGCTTAGGAAATCTAGGTAAGAAGGCGGCTATGGCAGCTGTTCCTTTTGGACTAGCTTCTACATCTGGTAAAGCCTTTGCACAGAGCAGTAGTAACGATGCCACTTCTGCATTACAGCTTGCACTTACCTTAGAATATCTTGAAGCCGAATTTTATATCAAAGCTTTAGATTCTGGTGTTTTACCTAGCGGTGGTAGAGCCGAAGCAGTTTATAACCAGATTTCTAAACACGAATCTGCTCACGTTACATTTTTACAAACCGGTTTGGGAGATAACTCTATAGACTCGCCAGAATTCGACTTTACTGCGGGAGGAGCTTTTGATCCTTTTAACCCAAATAATGATATGGCCTATGCTCAATTATTAGCATTAGCCCAGGCATTTGAAGATACCGGTGTGAGAGCTTATAAAGGCCAGGCAGGAAACCTAATGGGAACTCAATTCCTTACTCCTGCATTACAGATACACTCTGTAGAGGCGAGACACGCATCCGAAATTAGAAGATTAAGAGCAGACGTTATTAACGAAAGTTCTAATGAAAATGCATTAGGATGGATTACCTTAAATAATCGCGGACCGGGAATGCCTGAAGCTACTCAAGCGGTATATGACGGCGAGGAAAATGTAGTACAAGGTGGAGTAAATCTTGTAGACGCTACCGGATTTAGCGCAGAAGCAGTTTCGCAGTCTTACGATGAACCTATAAGTGGAGAAGTAGCTAATCAAATTGCGGGATTATTCATTGTTTCTAACAATGGATAG